Sequence from the Nasonia vitripennis strain AsymCx chromosome 5, Nvit_psr_1.1, whole genome shotgun sequence genome:
CGCGATCTTGACCTATTTTTTATTCGTTAATTACGGGGgtgcaattaaaataattgttatttttggaaggtgctattaaaaatacgtgcctctatatttttttttataccgaTATTCCAAATTCGTAGGCTGGGGTAGGGTAGGTTGTTACATATAGGTAGGTCTACCTATATGTACCTATAgggatttattttatttttatttatatacctatataggtaTGCGCCATTTTCAAAAGTTGGAAAACCATAGGcgggattttttaaattaactgttgattaaaataattaaacaaaagtattttaaaaatatcttaacaatatttatttgtcgTTTAAACCATATACTCTGcttaacattttaaatttaatgaaaatgtacAGTACATATTATAGAAATATCAAATTTGTTATGGCAATAATGGTAggtatttgatttttttttttaattttaatgattgAAGGTAGTACTTGGTCATTCaaactattaaaaaaatgaatttcgtCCATTATCACGTTATTATAGGAAAAATGTAATGTATACAAATCTTGGATTGTATAATTTAGCATTCAGGTATGGACAAAGatgcaaaatattttacagagTCAATAGCTGTTGAATAGACTAAATTGTACACAGGATGTATCATCTTGACAGCATTAATTTGGTGAGATCCTATTATTACACGTTCTGGAGAATTTTGAGCCACTGAAAGTCCACTTAGACCATAGCAAGTGTGATACTTATCACGATCCCTGAACAAAATAGTATTTAGTTCATCAAACATTATACAAACTACAAGTGATCCATTGTAAAAATTGCATACTTCTCTGGTTTATCCCGTAATCCTCCATATGGATGTTGGCAGCAGAGTAATAAATATTCTTGTAAAGCTGCTTGATCGAATAGCCAGTGATCTAGGATAATATTCTTTTCTTTGGCCAAAAGTGTGTTTATCAAAGGAAATGCACCTCCCTGCCAGAATGAATAACATCCGTCCACCAATTTGTTAGTACGGCCTTGGAAGCCTCCTTCTAGACGCATTTGTCTATTAACTATCCAACGCTAAGGGTAAGaagtgtataaatatatacataaaattaGTAAACAAGTTTGtcaaaataagaattttacCATAAAAGAAGATAAATTGAAAGCATCCGTTTTTCCCAATAAAATAAGAGAAGCTAATCCACAGTAAGCATAGCCTCCATGAGCTTCCAATCCAGGACAACCACTAAATCCTCCTtcccaagtttgacatttACCTATCCATTTTTCTGTATCCTTAAATATGTCAGGTGTATATATGTTTGTAAGCTTCGCAACAACCAAAGCGCAGTAAACTCCTCTGATATCAATTTCACCGTCTACATGCATACAGAAACTTCCATCAGAATTACGCAAGATTTTCAGAAATTTTCTGAGTCCATGTCTAGAAAGAAAGTGAATGTGTAAATTTTACTAATAGCCATTGCACACAAAGTCTGCAGAGAGTTCTGTAAAAGAATCTATAGAGATCTCTGCAGGGAAGTTTATTTAGTATCTGCAGAGTTCCAAGTCTTCTCTGCAGGAATCTCTGtagacttttttaataaaaaattcaaagcatttgactacaaaATATATACCTATTGATTACGCTGTAGGCTTCTTTTGTACCAATAATACAAAGTGCATTAACCGCTGCATAAGTAGAAGCTAGATGAGGATATTGTCCAGGGCCACCTCCAAATCCTCCTTCTGGATCCTGACATTTTGCTAAGAAAATAACAACTTTTGCATAGTCCTCATCATCTAATGTTGCGCCTAATATATGTAGCGAGTGTAGAATCCAATAGCACAACCATGGTCTGCTAGAATCTAAACACTAAAAAGTGCAAGTTGTCAGAGTAATATAAACAGTGCATTATGAAAAATCAACATAGCTCAACCTACCTCATAGTCTTTTGAAAGATGTgataatgaatttttcaaaaaatgaatGTGCCTGTATTTATTTAAGATAGGCTCTCTCTGAATTCTGTACAATTCgagtacatttttttcaactttagCCTAAAAGTAGTACGCAAGAATCTGTTAATTAAATTGCCTTTATACATTACCAGTCacttaatttatatttaatgtcTACTTGTTCTATTGAAGTTGCAGTTTCAAATTCCACATTTTGCTTCTCCTTTAAAATATCTGAATAACTTCTAATGGATTCTTTTTCCTCTAGATCATCAAACTCTATGCTTGACATGATCTACTGGCAACATGTGAAGAGTTGATTGAACAAAaacttaataaaataaaaaaatcgttatACTTGGCTTTATGTTATTTTACTGTATGTACCTTCTCATCAAAAAGTCTATCTTGTTGAATTTCATTTCTTCTGCCacagcaaagaaaaaaaaatatatataagccatgcacacacgcacacacacacacacacacatatatatatatatatatatatatatatatatatatatatatatatatatatatatatatatatatatatatatatatatatatatatatatatatatagcaaatACAAAAAACTTGATAATTATAGTTTATGCCGTGTTTTCAGATGACTACGTGACGAAAATCTTGGATTTTCTATTGGTTCTCAAGTTTTGCGccaaatttaattataaagtattaatttttctaGAGATTTCGAAAAGAGACATTCTACTTTGAGCTTTGTATGAATGAATACGTGATAgaaaaacattattatttttagattagACATACCGTATACCTGCGTACATGGTAGAAGAAGAGTGACAAGGTATGCCCATTAGCCAGTCGCATTTTCGTCCAGTTCGCGCATGTCCCGCGATGACGTCATagaattcaaaatggcggcgGCGACTGTTAGAGTTAGAGCATACCGAACTTCTACTGtcagtgtttttttttttaatataaacaaATTGTAAATCAATACAATGCCAGTGtgaaattatgtaaaaataggactaaaaaatcaaatagtaataaaaacgtcagatattttacgtttccaaaaaatgaaaacattaaTCAGCAATGAATCGAAGCATGTGGTTatgatattgataattttagTATAAAAGATGGTAAATATACgtcacttttttataataaacaacgaaaataaattgtggctagttattatataaatatattgcaGCTAATCAGGTAAATTATATTctattctttaaaaaatactatttattttgCAAATAGCACGAGCTTGCTCTGATCATTTTGAAGACACTGATTATGAAATATCGCTccaaaaacaagaaaaatcaagaaaaaagattaaaaaattaaaaaaattaaatgttgtTGCGTGATTTGcactgtattttttaaaacaagttattatttagtataaaatatatatttcttacATTGTTATACgtatactgcgaataaactttatttactttatacattattaaaatCATCTCCTAACTTTCTAttataaattcatttattctttaaaaatattttaagccATTTTATGTGTccataaacttaatttttagcattctgactgatttacataATTTCATATTGattctattattttatttgtttttttcttaattttttttattgaaaaggtgcttttttgaagtttttatttcaaatttcgcgCATAAAATGACGTCATTGCGGGCAACCTTCTGATTGGTTGTTAAAAGTAAACATGCGCATGGGCATACCTTGTTACTCTTCTTCTACCATGCCTGCGTATTAGGTATATGATATAGTAAAAAACCAAGATTTACAGAGGTTATAATATCGATGATGATACGTTATTTTCGTATATTTAATAAGGGGTCAATGATATATTTAATGATGCAGTAAAATATTCAAGTTTGACAAGTCTTTACtattatagttattttgttaGTTTGAACTATTAATGCGACGACTAGACTTTTGCAATATGCAGTATTGTTGCGCCACAACAGCTGATCGTCCTTGAGTAGTCCGGCTGCAGTCGGCGGCTTTTATAGAACTTCACGTGTACGTATGTACTTATATCGCCGCAGTATATCTACAATTCTACTCCAAAATTGTAAGTTTAATGACAACAGTGATCCAATGTGAAtagaaaaaaacatatatttcaACGCATTGAACATTtgaacaaaatattaaaataaattaactaTTTGGgatatgttctttttttttctgtaatgTTTCATAATTTTGGTACAGGAGGTTAGAATATGATTGAAATGTTTGATAGTTAACTTTCAGCACATAAGTAAATTTTGGTGTCTTTAATGATATGTTTCTCTCTGCAGATTTCAGAATTGTGAAACAAAAGTAAGATGG
This genomic interval carries:
- the LOC116417632 gene encoding protein farnesyltransferase subunit beta isoform X2; translation: MRLANGHTLSLFFYHVRRYTIMSSIEFDDLEEKESIRSYSDILKEKQNVEFETATSIEQAKVEKNVLELYRIQREPILNKYRHIHFLKNSLSHLSKDYECLDSSRPWLCYWILHSLHILGATLDDEDYAKVVIFLAKCQDPEGGFGGGPGQYPHLASTYAAVNALCIIGTKEAYSVINRHGLRKFLKILRNSDGSFCMHVDGEIDIRGVYCALVVAKLTNIYTPDIFKDTEKWIGKCQTWEGGFSGCPGLEAHGGYAYCGLASLILLGKTDAFNLSSFMRWIVNRQMRLEGGFQGRTNKLVDGCYSFWQGGAFPLINTLLAKEKNIILDHWLFDQAALQEYLLLCCQHPYGGLRDKPEKDRDKYHTCYGLSGLSVAQNSPERVIIGSHQINAVKMIHPVYNLVYSTAIDSVKYFASLSIPEC
- the LOC116417632 gene encoding protein farnesyltransferase subunit beta isoform X1, with the translated sequence MYAGIRRNEIQQDRLFDEKIMSSIEFDDLEEKESIRSYSDILKEKQNVEFETATSIEQAKVEKNVLELYRIQREPILNKYRHIHFLKNSLSHLSKDYECLDSSRPWLCYWILHSLHILGATLDDEDYAKVVIFLAKCQDPEGGFGGGPGQYPHLASTYAAVNALCIIGTKEAYSVINRHGLRKFLKILRNSDGSFCMHVDGEIDIRGVYCALVVAKLTNIYTPDIFKDTEKWIGKCQTWEGGFSGCPGLEAHGGYAYCGLASLILLGKTDAFNLSSFMRWIVNRQMRLEGGFQGRTNKLVDGCYSFWQGGAFPLINTLLAKEKNIILDHWLFDQAALQEYLLLCCQHPYGGLRDKPEKDRDKYHTCYGLSGLSVAQNSPERVIIGSHQINAVKMIHPVYNLVYSTAIDSVKYFASLSIPEC
- the LOC116417632 gene encoding protein farnesyltransferase subunit beta isoform X3, encoding MSSIEFDDLEEKESIRSYSDILKEKQNVEFETATSIEQAKVEKNVLELYRIQREPILNKYRHIHFLKNSLSHLSKDYECLDSSRPWLCYWILHSLHILGATLDDEDYAKVVIFLAKCQDPEGGFGGGPGQYPHLASTYAAVNALCIIGTKEAYSVINRHGLRKFLKILRNSDGSFCMHVDGEIDIRGVYCALVVAKLTNIYTPDIFKDTEKWIGKCQTWEGGFSGCPGLEAHGGYAYCGLASLILLGKTDAFNLSSFMRWIVNRQMRLEGGFQGRTNKLVDGCYSFWQGGAFPLINTLLAKEKNIILDHWLFDQAALQEYLLLCCQHPYGGLRDKPEKDRDKYHTCYGLSGLSVAQNSPERVIIGSHQINAVKMIHPVYNLVYSTAIDSVKYFASLSIPEC